In Paludisphaera rhizosphaerae, a single window of DNA contains:
- a CDS encoding aldo/keto reductase, whose protein sequence is MDLSRRQFIQTAAVGAAVAPSLGAAAAAGKLPSRPFGKTGMEVSILGFGSGSRFLMYDEDTALQALTKALEGGITYIDTANNYGNGKSEERIGRILPEWRSKVTLASKIAGRTADLFNRQLEASLKRLKTDHLDVCHLHALSGPEDLAKIEAPDGALKALYKARDEKIIRAAGISCHAAPESLKLALERHDFNATQMALNAALARMAEAKGGMKATPMPPPGSFEELALPVAVKKGLGIIAMKVFAQEQILGAAPVEKLLAYSLSLPVSLASVGMPKLEFIDRNLELARAFTPMSADDRHKLNDSIASERKAAVVEFFRDHLDA, encoded by the coding sequence ATGGACCTTTCGCGTCGCCAGTTCATCCAGACCGCGGCCGTCGGGGCCGCCGTTGCACCTTCGCTGGGCGCGGCCGCCGCGGCCGGCAAGCTGCCGAGCCGGCCGTTCGGCAAGACCGGGATGGAGGTCTCCATCCTCGGCTTCGGCTCGGGCAGCCGGTTCCTTATGTACGATGAAGACACGGCGCTCCAGGCTTTGACGAAGGCCCTGGAAGGCGGGATCACGTACATCGACACCGCCAACAACTACGGCAACGGCAAGAGCGAGGAGCGGATCGGCCGCATCCTCCCCGAGTGGCGCTCCAAGGTGACGCTCGCCAGCAAGATCGCCGGCCGCACGGCGGACCTGTTCAATCGCCAGCTTGAGGCGAGCCTGAAGCGGCTGAAGACCGACCACCTGGACGTCTGCCATCTGCACGCCCTCTCCGGTCCCGAGGACCTCGCCAAGATCGAGGCCCCCGACGGCGCGTTGAAGGCCCTGTACAAGGCCCGCGACGAGAAGATCATCCGGGCCGCGGGGATCTCCTGCCACGCCGCGCCCGAGTCGCTCAAGCTCGCCCTGGAGCGGCACGACTTCAACGCCACCCAGATGGCCCTGAACGCGGCGCTCGCCCGCATGGCCGAGGCCAAGGGAGGCATGAAGGCCACGCCGATGCCCCCGCCGGGGAGCTTTGAGGAACTCGCCTTGCCCGTCGCCGTGAAGAAGGGGCTGGGGATCATCGCCATGAAGGTCTTCGCCCAGGAGCAGATCCTTGGCGCTGCGCCGGTGGAGAAGCTGCTGGCGTACTCGCTGTCGCTGCCGGTGAGCCTGGCCAGCGTGGGGATGCCCAAGCTGGAGTTCATCGACCGCAACCTGGAACTGGCCCGCGCCTTCACCCCGATGTCGGCCGACGACCGCCACAAGCTGAACGACTCGATCGCCTCCGAGCGCAAGGCGGCCGTCGTGGAGTTCTTCCGCGACCACCTCGACGCCTGA
- a CDS encoding 2-phosphosulfolactate phosphatase, with the protein MVSVHLLPALIPSGALRGGVAVVIDVLRASTTIAHALAHGCEAVLPCLEIDEARRIAADFPRGQALLGGERRGEPIAGFDLGNSPGDYSAKACCGKTLVMTTTNGTKALLACLDAETVLVGAFVNFAATVQRLIHEERPIHIVCAGTEGQISYEDSLLAGAFASRLADLEHDLANDQAEVVHGLWEHVDESIRSYEDHGRRSGEEPPLVRYLKRGAGGRRVMELGLGDDIEIAATLNRDDCQVVVELARDPLRLVVSD; encoded by the coding sequence ATGGTCTCGGTGCATTTACTGCCGGCGTTGATCCCGTCGGGGGCGTTGCGCGGGGGGGTGGCGGTCGTGATCGACGTGCTGCGAGCCTCCACGACGATCGCCCACGCGCTGGCGCACGGTTGTGAGGCCGTGCTCCCCTGCCTGGAAATCGACGAGGCCCGGCGGATCGCGGCGGATTTTCCGAGAGGTCAGGCGCTGCTCGGCGGCGAACGTCGGGGAGAGCCGATCGCGGGGTTCGACCTGGGGAACTCGCCGGGCGACTACTCGGCGAAAGCCTGCTGCGGCAAGACGCTGGTGATGACCACTACCAACGGCACGAAGGCGCTGCTCGCCTGCCTGGATGCGGAAACGGTTCTCGTCGGTGCGTTCGTGAACTTCGCGGCGACCGTTCAGCGGTTGATCCACGAGGAGCGCCCCATCCACATCGTTTGCGCCGGGACCGAAGGCCAGATCAGCTACGAGGATTCGCTGCTGGCCGGCGCGTTCGCCAGCCGGCTCGCCGACCTGGAGCACGACCTGGCCAACGACCAAGCCGAGGTCGTCCACGGGCTCTGGGAGCACGTCGACGAGAGCATCCGGTCGTACGAGGACCACGGCCGTCGATCGGGCGAGGAGCCACCCCTGGTCCGCTACCTCAAGCGCGGGGCCGGCGGCCGTCGCGTGATGGAGCTGGGTCTGGGCGACGACATCGAAATCGCGGCCACCCTCAACCGGGACGACTGCCAGGTGGTCGTCGAATTGGCTCGCGACCCGCTGCGGCTGGTGGTTTCGGATTAA
- a CDS encoding glycoside hydrolase family 16 protein yields MRPNFVRSSLWLVWVILTTSSASAQSTGITVDGFEGDLKGWKFVGGEEFPGAKGAMERDATFAHGGKASLRLDGDFRAGGAYVGVWRDLEGLELPDVERLRVWVQARDLAEIGVRIVDATGQCHQSKARLPEGADRDWRELDLPITGLVGGEHWGGANDGRWHGPAKGIGLNIGKNAVKAGRGSLWVDDLAAVPPAAGKPTLVACTIEPAICRPGFGTRMSYTWDAEPLGIECSVFVHFRNEKGQMVFQADHDPGRPTADWKGRVTYSKTVIVPSNVAPGRYEVVVGFWSGKPAAKGGGRKPFRAATASSLAMIGEDACRVGSLEIRADAPIPKLPPPSLNLTGWRRTFSEEFNGPLDVSAWGPGTRWIAHTPYSGDFGDAGFADPKPGFPFELKDGMLHITARKVDGKWRSGLLASVDPTGQGFSQKFGYFEMRAKFPKGPGTWPAFWLLGVPQLKEPKDKKTITQIELDVVEQYGVNDNALHTTTHLWPPPGGKHTADGDVALVPDMTAEFHTYGVMVDDAQVTYYFDGVPLRSHPTPPEAKVPLYLLVDLALGGGWPVDKTPEPSTMIVDFVRVYAKD; encoded by the coding sequence ATGCGTCCGAACTTCGTCCGCTCATCGCTCTGGCTCGTCTGGGTCATCCTGACAACATCCTCAGCTTCGGCGCAGTCGACCGGGATCACGGTCGATGGCTTCGAGGGGGATCTGAAGGGTTGGAAGTTCGTCGGCGGCGAGGAGTTCCCGGGGGCGAAGGGGGCGATGGAGCGGGATGCGACGTTTGCGCATGGCGGCAAGGCGTCGCTTCGGCTCGACGGCGACTTCCGCGCGGGCGGGGCGTACGTCGGGGTCTGGCGGGATCTGGAAGGGTTGGAGTTGCCGGACGTCGAACGGCTCCGGGTCTGGGTGCAGGCGCGGGATCTCGCGGAGATCGGCGTCCGGATCGTCGACGCCACTGGCCAGTGCCACCAGTCGAAGGCCAGGCTCCCCGAGGGTGCCGATCGCGACTGGCGGGAACTGGACCTCCCGATCACCGGCCTCGTCGGCGGCGAGCACTGGGGTGGCGCGAACGACGGCCGTTGGCACGGGCCGGCGAAGGGGATCGGGCTGAACATCGGCAAGAACGCGGTGAAGGCGGGACGGGGGAGCCTGTGGGTCGACGATCTCGCCGCGGTCCCGCCCGCCGCGGGGAAGCCGACGCTCGTCGCGTGCACGATCGAGCCCGCCATCTGTCGACCGGGGTTCGGGACGCGGATGAGCTACACCTGGGACGCCGAGCCGCTGGGGATCGAGTGCAGCGTCTTCGTCCACTTCCGCAACGAGAAAGGCCAGATGGTCTTCCAGGCCGATCACGACCCGGGCCGACCGACGGCCGACTGGAAAGGCCGGGTCACGTACAGCAAGACGGTCATCGTGCCGTCGAACGTCGCGCCGGGGCGTTATGAAGTCGTCGTTGGCTTCTGGTCGGGCAAGCCGGCCGCGAAGGGCGGGGGCCGCAAGCCGTTCCGCGCGGCAACGGCGTCGAGCCTGGCGATGATCGGCGAGGACGCCTGTCGGGTCGGCTCCCTGGAGATCCGCGCCGACGCACCCATCCCCAAGCTGCCGCCGCCGAGCCTGAATCTCACGGGCTGGCGGCGCACCTTCAGCGAAGAGTTCAACGGACCGCTAGACGTCTCGGCCTGGGGCCCCGGCACGCGCTGGATCGCCCACACGCCGTATTCGGGGGACTTCGGCGACGCCGGTTTCGCCGACCCGAAGCCCGGCTTCCCGTTCGAGTTGAAGGACGGGATGCTCCACATCACCGCCAGGAAGGTCGACGGCAAGTGGCGGTCGGGCCTGCTGGCGTCGGTCGACCCCACGGGCCAGGGCTTCTCGCAGAAGTTCGGCTACTTCGAGATGCGGGCGAAGTTCCCCAAAGGGCCCGGCACCTGGCCCGCCTTCTGGCTGCTGGGCGTCCCCCAGTTGAAGGAGCCGAAGGATAAGAAGACGATCACGCAGATCGAGCTGGACGTGGTCGAACAATACGGCGTCAACGACAACGCCCTCCACACCACGACCCATCTCTGGCCCCCGCCGGGTGGCAAGCACACGGCCGACGGCGACGTCGCCCTGGTCCCCGACATGACGGCCGAATTCCACACCTACGGCGTGATGGTCGACGACGCCCAGGTCACCTACTACTTCGACGGCGTCCCGCTCCGCAGCCACCCCACCCCTCCCGAAGCCAAGGTCCCCCTGTACCTCCTCGTCGACCTCGCCCTCGGCGGCGGCTGGCCCGTCGACAAGACGCCGGAGCCCTCGACGATGATCGTCGATTTCGTGAGGGTCTATGCGAAAGACTGA
- a CDS encoding DUF1559 family PulG-like putative transporter: protein MRTSSPRLGFTLIELLVVIAIIAVLIALLLPAVQAAREAARRAQCVNNLKQIGLGLANYESGVSAFPTSELERWAPGNTSPSALVMVLPYIEQTVLANALNYLNIAPAAGGPTFWNSTSPVNSTVQFAVINAYLCPSDQSRLTFAYGSTNYQACTGADANNFNSTTTVRTVTSVQSYAGVFNGLSVSNNMGAIVDGTSNTVGMSEVVKGIGQVNTWDPLKPGAYASRVSTAASNNPQTDNANCKTVNRSAASISAGWPFGGAWWWGRSGQTRYSHVMTPNDVSCAFGSTSNTDSNLDAITASSRHSGGVNAQFMDGSVRFIKDSISPATWWALATRSGGEVISSDSY from the coding sequence ATGCGCACCTCATCGCCGCGACTCGGCTTCACACTGATCGAACTCCTGGTGGTGATCGCGATCATCGCCGTGCTCATCGCACTGCTGCTGCCGGCCGTGCAGGCGGCTCGCGAGGCCGCCCGTCGCGCTCAGTGCGTCAACAACCTCAAGCAGATCGGCCTGGGGTTGGCCAACTATGAGAGCGGCGTATCCGCTTTCCCAACCTCGGAGTTGGAACGGTGGGCCCCCGGCAACACGTCGCCCTCTGCGCTGGTGATGGTCCTTCCCTACATCGAGCAGACGGTGCTTGCGAATGCGTTGAACTATCTCAATATCGCCCCGGCCGCGGGCGGACCGACCTTCTGGAACTCGACGTCGCCGGTCAACTCGACGGTGCAGTTCGCGGTGATCAACGCGTACCTCTGTCCCTCGGACCAGTCTCGGCTGACCTTCGCCTACGGCAGTACGAACTACCAGGCTTGCACGGGGGCCGACGCCAACAACTTCAACAGCACCACGACCGTCCGGACGGTCACCAGCGTGCAGTCGTACGCGGGCGTCTTCAACGGCCTGAGCGTCTCCAACAACATGGGCGCGATCGTCGACGGCACGTCGAACACGGTCGGCATGAGCGAGGTCGTCAAGGGGATCGGCCAGGTCAACACCTGGGATCCGCTGAAGCCGGGGGCTTACGCTTCGAGGGTCTCCACGGCGGCCTCGAACAACCCCCAGACTGACAACGCGAACTGCAAGACCGTCAACCGTTCCGCTGCCAGCATCTCGGCCGGTTGGCCTTTCGGCGGTGCCTGGTGGTGGGGACGTTCCGGTCAGACGCGGTACAGCCACGTGATGACCCCGAACGACGTGAGCTGCGCCTTCGGCAGCACGAGCAACACCGACAGCAACCTCGACGCCATCACGGCGTCCAGCCGGCACTCCGGCGGCGTGAACGCCCAGTTCATGGACGGCTCGGTCCGTTTCATCAAGGATAGCATCAGCCCCGCGACCTGGTGGGCGCTGGCGACCCGGTCCGGCGGCGAGGTGATCTCGTCCGATTCGTACTGA